The Fortiea contorta PCC 7126 genome has a segment encoding these proteins:
- a CDS encoding zinc-dependent alcohol dehydrogenase has product MLAALLYGQEDLRLEEVADPTPSAGEVVIQVGAATTCGTDLKVWRRGGHAKMLKPPTLFGHEAAGRIVALGAGVQGWEIGSRVVANNSAPCTKCFFCQKQEYSLCPNLTWNNGTFAEYLKIPAPIVQHNMLLIPDDLPDELAAMTEPLACVLHGIGRSHIQPQDRVVVLGDGAIGLMFVAALADAGEAEVWLWGGSDHRLEIGKKLGAAETFNYHQNPDIAGVVKQLTQGWGADVVIEATGVPSVWESAIACARPGGTVNLFGGCPRDTTITVNTEQLHYSELTLKGVFHNTPAYVRLALALIASRRIAFELLISEQRPLRDLAQVFSDMKARKVIKVALNNS; this is encoded by the coding sequence GTGCTAGCGGCGTTGCTTTATGGTCAAGAGGATTTGCGCCTAGAGGAAGTTGCTGATCCGACACCATCTGCGGGTGAGGTAGTGATTCAAGTGGGAGCAGCTACTACTTGTGGCACAGATTTAAAAGTTTGGCGGCGCGGTGGTCATGCGAAAATGCTAAAGCCGCCAACACTATTTGGTCATGAAGCTGCAGGTAGAATTGTCGCTTTAGGTGCGGGTGTTCAAGGTTGGGAAATCGGCTCACGCGTTGTTGCAAACAACTCTGCCCCATGCACGAAATGCTTTTTTTGTCAAAAGCAAGAATATTCTCTGTGTCCCAACTTAACTTGGAATAACGGTACATTTGCAGAATATCTAAAAATTCCCGCCCCGATTGTCCAGCATAATATGTTGCTGATTCCCGACGATTTACCAGATGAATTAGCGGCGATGACGGAACCTCTAGCTTGTGTTTTACATGGTATCGGGCGTTCTCACATTCAACCTCAAGACCGAGTAGTTGTCCTAGGAGACGGCGCGATTGGGTTAATGTTCGTAGCCGCATTAGCTGACGCTGGTGAAGCTGAAGTCTGGTTGTGGGGAGGTAGTGACCACAGGCTAGAAATTGGTAAAAAACTCGGTGCGGCTGAGACTTTTAATTATCATCAAAACCCTGATATTGCTGGTGTAGTCAAACAACTTACCCAAGGATGGGGTGCAGATGTGGTCATTGAAGCCACCGGAGTTCCTAGTGTGTGGGAAAGTGCGATCGCTTGTGCTCGCCCCGGTGGCACTGTAAACTTATTTGGTGGTTGTCCGCGAGATACTACCATTACCGTCAACACAGAACAGTTACACTACAGCGAGCTGACTCTCAAGGGCGTATTTCACAACACACCAGCATATGTCAGATTAGCTTTAGCGCTGATTGCTAGTCGCAGAATTGCATTTGAATTACTGATTAGCGAACAGCGCCCGTTAAGAGATTTAGCCCAAGTTTTTTCTGATATGAAAGCGCGGAAAGTGATTAAGGTAGCGCTGAATAATTCGTAA
- the grxC gene encoding glutaredoxin 3 → MLDFFNQLLNRHPERVKANVEIYTWQTCPYCIRAKMLLWWKGVQFTEYKIDGDEAARAKMAERADGRRSVPQIFINNQHIGGCDDLYKLDSQGQLDTLLVISHS, encoded by the coding sequence ATGCTAGACTTCTTCAATCAGTTATTAAATCGTCATCCAGAGCGTGTCAAAGCCAACGTGGAAATCTACACTTGGCAAACTTGCCCTTATTGCATCCGGGCTAAAATGCTACTGTGGTGGAAAGGTGTACAATTCACCGAATACAAAATCGATGGTGACGAAGCAGCGAGAGCAAAAATGGCTGAACGCGCCGATGGACGCCGCAGCGTACCACAAATCTTTATTAATAATCAGCACATCGGCGGTTGCGATGACCTTTATAAATTAGATAGTCAAGGTCAACTTGATACCCTGTTAGTAATTTCTCATTCGTAG
- a CDS encoding type II toxin-antitoxin system VapC family toxin translates to MNYLLDTNIVSYILKRNINLEKKLQAVTTVGEAVYISCITYYEIKRGLVAINAVKQLAAFDIFLQKYEVAFLDEIKIIEQACKIHADLKIKGRPIQDADVLIAATAIVHGLVLVSNDSDLVRVEGLNLENWLQNI, encoded by the coding sequence GTGAATTATTTACTAGATACCAATATTGTTAGTTATATTCTCAAAAGAAATATCAATCTAGAAAAAAAGCTACAAGCAGTAACCACTGTAGGAGAAGCGGTTTATATTAGCTGCATCACTTACTACGAAATAAAAAGAGGTTTAGTTGCTATTAACGCTGTTAAGCAGTTAGCTGCTTTTGATATTTTTTTGCAAAAATATGAAGTTGCATTTTTGGACGAGATCAAAATTATCGAACAAGCCTGTAAAATCCATGCTGATTTAAAAATAAAAGGCAGACCCATACAAGATGCTGATGTTTTGATTGCGGCGACAGCAATTGTACACGGTTTAGTTTTAGTCTCCAATGATTCTGATTTAGTGAGAGTCGAAGGACTAAATTTAGAAAATTGGCTACAAAATATATAG
- the glpX gene encoding class II fructose-bisphosphatase, which translates to MENTLGLEIIEVVEQAAIASAKWMGKGEKNTADQVAVEAMRERMNKIYMRGRIVIGEGERDDAPMLYIGEEVGICTQPDAKNYCNPDELVEIDIAVDPCEGTNLVAYGQPGSMAVLAISEKGGLFAAPDFYMKKLAAPPAAKGKVDINKSATENLKILSECLDRAIDELVIVVMKRDRHNDLIKEIRDAGARVQLISDGDVGAAISCGFAGTNIHGLMGIGAAPEGVISAAAMRALGGHFQGQLIYDPEIVKTGLIGESKQANLDRLKSMGITDPDKVYDAHELASGQTVLFAGCGITSGNLMQGVRFFKGGARTQSLVISSQSKTARFVDTIHLVDEPQTVQLY; encoded by the coding sequence GTGGAAAATACACTTGGGTTAGAGATTATTGAAGTAGTAGAGCAAGCCGCGATCGCATCCGCTAAATGGATGGGTAAAGGCGAAAAGAACACTGCAGACCAAGTAGCAGTGGAAGCGATGCGGGAGCGGATGAACAAAATCTACATGCGCGGTCGCATCGTTATTGGGGAAGGAGAAAGAGACGACGCCCCTATGTTATATATCGGGGAAGAAGTCGGTATCTGTACCCAGCCAGATGCTAAAAACTACTGTAACCCAGACGAATTAGTCGAAATTGACATTGCCGTTGACCCTTGTGAAGGTACAAACTTAGTCGCATACGGTCAACCCGGTTCGATGGCTGTGTTAGCGATTTCCGAGAAAGGCGGATTATTTGCAGCACCAGATTTCTACATGAAAAAATTAGCAGCACCCCCAGCGGCTAAAGGTAAGGTAGATATCAACAAATCAGCCACAGAAAACCTCAAAATTCTTTCGGAATGTCTAGACCGCGCCATTGATGAATTGGTGATTGTCGTTATGAAACGCGATCGCCACAATGATTTAATCAAAGAAATCCGTGACGCTGGCGCCAGAGTGCAACTGATTTCTGATGGTGACGTCGGCGCAGCCATCTCCTGCGGTTTTGCTGGTACTAATATCCACGGCCTGATGGGTATCGGTGCGGCGCCGGAAGGTGTCATCTCCGCAGCCGCTATGCGTGCTTTAGGTGGACACTTTCAAGGTCAACTGATTTACGATCCAGAAATAGTGAAAACAGGCTTGATTGGGGAAAGCAAACAAGCCAACCTCGACCGTCTCAAGTCAATGGGTATCACCGACCCTGATAAAGTCTACGATGCTCATGAGCTTGCATCTGGTCAAACCGTTCTGTTTGCCGGTTGCGGTATTACCAGCGGAAATTTGATGCAAGGTGTGCGCTTCTTCAAAGGTGGCGCGAGAACTCAAAGCTTGGTTATTTCTAGCCAATCCAAAACTGCTCGGTTTGTAGATACCATTCATTTGGTTGACGAGCCTCAGACAGTGCAATTGTACTAA
- a CDS encoding glutamyl-tRNA reductase yields the protein MNIAVVGLSHKTAPVEIREKLSIPELQIESAIAHLLSYPHIDEVAILSTCNRLEIYIVASETEHGIREVTQFLAEYSKLATPSLRQHLFMLLHDDAVMHVMRVAAGLDSLVLGEGQILAQVKHTHKLGQQYSGIKTILNRLFKQALTAGKRVRTETSIGTGAVSISSAAVELAHLKAVNLAACRVAILGAGKMSRLLVQHLISKGAGQITILNRTRDRALELTKQFPQQPIKIHLLSEMLSVIAESDLVFTSTSATEPILDRAKLEMVLAPSQPLMLFDISVPRNVHTDVNGLTNVQAFNVDDLKAVVAQNYESRRKMAQEAEKILDEEVEAFDVWWRSLETVSTISCLRNKIETIREQELEKALSRLGSEFGDKHQEVIEALTKGIVNKILHDPMVQLRAQQDVEARRRCMQTLQMLFNLDAEEQFS from the coding sequence ATGAATATAGCAGTTGTGGGGTTGAGCCATAAAACAGCCCCAGTGGAAATTCGGGAAAAATTGAGTATTCCTGAGTTACAAATTGAAAGTGCGATCGCTCACCTCCTCAGCTATCCTCATATTGATGAAGTGGCAATCCTCAGCACTTGTAACCGTCTGGAAATTTACATCGTCGCCTCGGAAACTGAGCATGGTATCCGGGAAGTTACACAGTTTCTGGCTGAATATAGCAAATTGGCTACACCATCTCTGCGACAGCATTTATTTATGTTATTGCATGATGATGCGGTGATGCATGTGATGCGAGTAGCTGCAGGGTTGGATAGTTTGGTGCTGGGAGAAGGTCAGATTCTCGCTCAGGTTAAGCATACTCACAAATTAGGGCAGCAATATAGTGGTATAAAAACAATTTTAAATCGGTTATTTAAACAGGCATTGACGGCTGGTAAGCGGGTACGTACTGAAACTAGCATTGGGACTGGTGCAGTTTCCATCAGTTCTGCGGCTGTGGAATTGGCGCACCTGAAAGCGGTAAATTTAGCTGCTTGTCGAGTCGCTATTCTCGGCGCGGGTAAAATGTCACGACTGCTAGTGCAACATCTGATTTCTAAAGGTGCCGGGCAAATTACAATTTTAAATCGCACCCGCGATCGCGCTTTAGAATTGACTAAACAGTTTCCTCAACAACCAATCAAAATTCATTTGTTGTCGGAGATGTTATCTGTAATTGCCGAAAGTGACTTGGTGTTCACTAGCACTTCTGCAACAGAGCCGATACTTGATCGCGCCAAATTAGAAATGGTTTTAGCACCCAGCCAACCGCTGATGCTGTTTGATATTTCTGTACCACGTAACGTGCATACAGACGTCAACGGCTTAACTAACGTCCAGGCCTTCAATGTAGATGATTTAAAGGCTGTAGTAGCGCAAAATTACGAAAGTCGCCGCAAAATGGCTCAGGAAGCCGAAAAAATCTTAGATGAAGAAGTAGAAGCTTTTGATGTTTGGTGGCGCTCATTAGAAACTGTGAGCACTATTAGCTGTCTCCGCAATAAAATCGAAACTATCCGCGAACAAGAATTAGAAAAAGCTTTGTCGCGTTTAGGTTCGGAATTCGGAGATAAACATCAAGAAGTGATTGAAGCTTTAACAAAAGGCATAGTTAACAAAATCCTACATGATCCGATGGTGCAACTACGCGCACAACAGGATGTGGAAGCTAGACGCCGATGTATGCAGACTTTGCAAATGCTGTTTAATCTGGATGCAGAGGAACAGTTTAGCTGA
- a CDS encoding TldD/PmbA family protein — translation MTINELSTLEQSFNQLIETLLIKKAEGEEFTVKLSSERSQFTRFNHAKVRQTGCVADGWVELTLMANQRSSFRHFPFTGNEELDWQVAYQALRELRTEINLLPVDPYLVLPSGNNTSREVHSGQLLAAESVAKTVLEQVAELDFTGIYAGGVVIKAYGDSQGQKHWFATDCFTLDYSLFIPSGQAVKGTFAGSDWNEAAYVEKIDAAKKQLKLLSRPAKKLLKGQYKTYFAPAAVADLLGMLSWGGVSEADIQQGNSALAPLSRQEKQLSPKFSLKENFQRGLVPRFNQLGEMAAPELPIINAGILVNSLVNSRTAKEYAKTANGANGSESLRAPEISPGSLANEEILSSLDTGLYASNLHYLNWSDRQTGRITGMTRYACFWVEQGEIIAPIEDLRFDESLYRFWGDNLLELTNFPEFIPEVGTYESRQLGGSSVPGMLVNDFTYTL, via the coding sequence ATGACAATTAACGAATTATCTACCCTAGAACAAAGCTTTAATCAATTAATTGAAACTTTACTGATTAAAAAAGCAGAGGGTGAAGAATTCACTGTGAAATTAAGCAGTGAACGCAGTCAATTTACTCGGTTTAATCATGCTAAAGTTAGGCAAACTGGTTGTGTTGCTGACGGTTGGGTTGAATTAACTTTAATGGCAAATCAACGCAGCAGTTTTCGACACTTTCCATTTACTGGAAATGAAGAATTAGACTGGCAAGTGGCATACCAAGCATTGCGGGAACTCCGCACCGAAATTAATCTTTTACCAGTTGATCCATATCTAGTTTTACCATCTGGTAACAACACCAGTAGAGAAGTTCATTCTGGGCAATTGTTAGCAGCGGAATCTGTTGCAAAAACGGTGTTAGAACAAGTTGCCGAATTAGATTTTACTGGTATCTATGCTGGGGGAGTGGTAATTAAAGCTTATGGAGATTCTCAGGGACAAAAACACTGGTTTGCTACTGATTGTTTTACTTTAGATTATTCCTTATTTATCCCTTCTGGGCAAGCGGTGAAAGGCACTTTTGCTGGTAGTGATTGGAATGAAGCTGCTTATGTAGAGAAAATTGATGCAGCAAAAAAGCAACTAAAATTGCTTTCCCGTCCAGCTAAAAAATTACTCAAGGGACAATATAAAACTTATTTTGCACCTGCTGCTGTTGCTGATTTATTGGGTATGCTTTCTTGGGGTGGAGTCAGTGAAGCGGATATCCAACAAGGAAATAGTGCTTTAGCGCCTTTGTCGCGTCAGGAAAAACAACTTTCGCCAAAATTTAGTTTAAAAGAAAATTTTCAGCGGGGATTAGTACCGCGTTTTAATCAATTGGGAGAAATGGCTGCACCAGAATTACCTATAATTAATGCAGGAATTTTGGTTAATTCTTTAGTCAATTCTCGCACTGCTAAGGAATATGCTAAAACTGCCAATGGTGCTAATGGTTCCGAGTCTTTACGGGCGCCAGAAATCAGCCCAGGAAGTTTAGCAAATGAGGAGATTTTATCAAGTTTAGATACTGGATTGTATGCGTCGAATCTGCATTATTTGAATTGGAGCGATCGCCAAACTGGTAGAATTACAGGTATGACTCGCTATGCCTGTTTTTGGGTGGAACAGGGAGAAATTATCGCCCCCATTGAAGATTTGCGATTTGATGAAAGTCTCTATCGTTTTTGGGGAGATAACCTACTAGAACTAACTAATTTTCCAGAATTCATTCCCGAAGTCGGAACCTATGAAAGCCGTCAACTAGGAGGTAGTTCGGTTCCTGGGATGTTGGTTAATGATTTTACCTACACCCTGTAG